The following proteins are encoded in a genomic region of Terriglobia bacterium:
- the aqpZ gene encoding aquaporin Z, with translation MSLGRKATAEFIGTFWLVFGGCGSAVLAAAFPQLGIGFLGVALAFGLTVLTMAFAIGHISGCHLNPAVSVGLAVGKRFPARELPAYIIAQVLGAIVAAAVLYVIASGKTGFNIGGFASNGYAEHSPGGYTLAACLTAELVLTFMFLMIILGATDRRAPQGFAPIAIGLGLTLIHLIGIPVTNTSVNPARSTGPAIFVGGWALQQLWLFWVAPIVGAAIAGVVYHAVAGEPEIAKMQASAR, from the coding sequence ATGTCGCTCGGAAGGAAGGCAACTGCAGAATTTATCGGGACATTCTGGCTCGTCTTCGGAGGCTGCGGCAGCGCCGTCCTCGCTGCAGCCTTTCCTCAATTGGGGATCGGATTCCTGGGCGTGGCCCTGGCATTCGGTCTCACGGTCTTGACGATGGCATTTGCCATCGGTCACATCTCCGGCTGCCATCTCAACCCGGCCGTGTCGGTCGGCCTAGCGGTCGGGAAAAGATTTCCCGCCAGGGAGCTGCCTGCCTACATCATCGCACAGGTCCTGGGCGCCATCGTTGCCGCTGCTGTTCTCTATGTGATTGCCAGCGGCAAGACGGGCTTTAACATCGGCGGATTCGCCTCGAACGGCTATGCCGAGCATTCGCCCGGGGGATACACGCTGGCCGCGTGCTTGACGGCGGAGCTCGTGTTGACCTTCATGTTCCTCATGATCATTCTGGGTGCGACCGATCGGCGTGCACCGCAGGGCTTTGCGCCCATCGCCATCGGACTCGGGCTCACACTCATCCATCTGATCGGGATTCCGGTAACCAACACTTCGGTGAACCCGGCGCGCAGCACCGGCCCGGCCATTTTCGTGGGCGGTTGGGCCCTGCAGCAGCTGTGGCTGTTCTGGGTTGCGCCCATCGTCGGCGCCGCAATCGCAGGCGTGGTGTACCACGCCGTCGCCGGCGAACCGGAGATCGCGAAAATGCAGGCTTCGGCCCGCTGA
- the serC gene encoding 3-phosphoserine/phosphohydroxythreonine transaminase, with translation MGTTTRVFNFAAGPAVLPLPVLEEAQRDLVALPGVGMSVLEISHRSKTFEAIIQECEANIRKLAGIPQNYHVLFLQGGATLQFSMMPLNLLAAGETADYITTGSWSEKALKEARKVGAINVAFTGKAENFTRVPKQQELKLTPNAAYVHLASNETIHGVEFHALPEVGSVPLVVDTSSHMLSRPLDIKKYAAIYAGAQKNMGPAGCTLVILRDDMLQKAKANPAYEKLPIMLQYGPHVEDKSLHNTPPAFAIYIMNLVGRWLLKLGGLEAMEKINLRKAQKLYAEIDRTGFYRGHAKKEDRSRMNVTFRLPNETLEEKFVKESKAAGLDGLKGHRSVGGLRASIYNAFPEEGVDALVIFMKDFEKKNG, from the coding sequence ATGGGAACCACTACACGTGTTTTCAACTTCGCGGCCGGGCCCGCCGTCCTGCCGTTGCCGGTGCTCGAGGAAGCGCAGCGCGACCTCGTGGCATTGCCGGGTGTCGGCATGTCGGTCCTCGAGATCAGCCACCGCTCGAAGACCTTCGAGGCAATCATCCAGGAATGCGAGGCGAACATCCGCAAGCTCGCCGGCATCCCGCAAAACTACCACGTACTGTTCCTCCAGGGAGGCGCCACCCTGCAGTTCTCGATGATGCCGCTCAACCTGCTGGCGGCCGGCGAGACCGCTGACTATATCACTACCGGATCGTGGTCAGAAAAAGCGCTCAAGGAAGCCAGGAAGGTCGGGGCGATCAACGTCGCTTTCACGGGCAAGGCCGAGAACTTCACGCGCGTGCCGAAACAGCAGGAGCTGAAACTCACGCCGAACGCCGCCTACGTTCACCTGGCCAGCAATGAAACGATCCACGGCGTCGAGTTCCATGCGCTGCCCGAAGTCGGCAGCGTGCCGCTCGTCGTCGACACCTCGTCACACATGCTCAGCCGCCCGCTCGACATAAAGAAGTACGCGGCGATTTACGCCGGCGCGCAGAAGAACATGGGCCCGGCCGGCTGCACGCTCGTTATCCTGCGCGACGACATGCTGCAGAAGGCAAAGGCCAATCCGGCGTACGAGAAACTTCCGATCATGCTCCAGTACGGCCCCCACGTCGAAGACAAATCGCTCCACAACACGCCGCCGGCGTTCGCAATCTACATCATGAACCTGGTGGGCCGCTGGCTGCTCAAGCTCGGCGGCCTGGAGGCCATGGAAAAGATCAACCTCCGCAAGGCGCAGAAGTTGTATGCCGAGATCGACCGGACGGGCTTCTATCGCGGACATGCGAAGAAGGAGGACCGGTCACGGATGAACGTGACCTTCCGCCTCCCGAACGAGACACTTGAGGAGAAATTCGTGAAGGAGTCCAAGGCAGCCGGGCTGGATGGCCTCAAGGGCCACCGCTCCGTCGGCGGTCTGCGGGCGTCGATCTACAATGCGTTTCCCGAGGAAGGGGTCGACGCGCTCGTGATCTTCATGAAGGATTTCGAAAAAAAGAACGGTTGA